The following DNA comes from Syntrophobacterales bacterium.
CGAAGATTGCCGAGGCGTTGGCGAGAATCAGATCGGCGCCGGCTGCACGCAGACTTTTCTCGTCGGCGCTTCCCGTCAAGACCCCGACCGCGCAGCTTCCCGCCTGCCGGGCGTTGATGATATCCGTCGCCTGCCAGGTTTTAGGTTCTATCTTCAAAACCGCTCATTTCCCGATACTCCCGGAGCGCTGCCAGGGCGCTCGCCGCCCGCTCCGGGGTAGGAAAATTGACGAGGGCGCCTCCTGCCTCGAGTTTCCGGATTTCCTCGTCCCAAATTCCCGGTGGGGAGAGCAGGCAGGAGATAACCGGTTTTTTCTGCTTCCATTCCAGCAGGAGTCTGGAAAAGCCGGCTATGGCATCCCTGTTGGCGGAAGCGAATACCATGAGGAGCACAACACCGTCCACATTGTCATCTTCCAGCGCCGCCCGAATGATGCCCTCGATTGCCCCGGTGTTGTACCAGGCCGGTCCCATGTCCACGGGGTTCGTGCGCAGGGCAAGGGGCGGAAGCAGTTTGTTGATCAATAGCTGAGTCTCCGGGCAAAAAGCGGCTATCTCCAGACCTTTGGATTCGCAGACATCCGCGGCGGCGATGCCGGGACCCGCCTGACCTGTAAGAATGGCGACTTTTCCTCCCACGGGAAGCGGGCAAAGGGAAAGGGCGCGCGCTGTATCGAGAAGTTGCTCCGCGCTTTCAACCTGGAGAACGCCCGCCTGTTTGAACGCCCCGGCGTAGATTTCCTGCCTCCCGGCCAGAGACCCGGTATGGGAAGCGGAGGCCTGATTGCCGGTGCGGGAGTTTCCAGTCTTGTAGGCGACAACCGGTTTGGCAAAACGGGCATTTTTCATCGCCGTCAGGAACCGGCGCGGCTCATCCATGCC
Coding sequences within:
- a CDS encoding CoA-binding protein — protein: MAEAVMLKNLERLFNPRAVAVLGASANPDKLGFHVMKSLTAGGFTGTIVPVNPGTDSIMGIHAFSSLGDFPGAIDLAVIVLPAKMVPDIFQECRQKNVKGVVLITAGFKEIDDPEGAALQSSLAEFARKAGLPVIGPNTFGMLNLRLNLNASFTPEFSLLPKGNIAFVSQSGGVSHLVGFLAMRQNVGFSKIVGLGNRLNVDFPEMIAYLMDDPETRVIALYIEGMDEPRRFLTAMKNARFAKPVVAYKTGNSRTGNQASASHTGSLAGRQEIYAGAFKQAGVLQVESAEQLLDTARALSLCPLPVGGKVAILTGQAGPGIAAADVCESKGLEIAAFCPETQLLINKLLPPLALRTNPVDMGPAWYNTGAIEGIIRAALEDDNVDGVVLLMVFASANRDAIAGFSRLLLEWKQKKPVISCLLSPPGIWDEEIRKLEAGGALVNFPTPERAASALAALREYREMSGFEDRT